The sequence aaatttcgaattttgaaaacaaatatacattttgttttttttttagatatattATTTCAGGGCTCTGCAAAAATATTTGTGATAATACATTTTGTACTTAAAGTTGTTTGTGGACAAAGCAAATTTTGTTTAAGAGGGAGCATAGTCTAGTGAAAATGAATCATAGATATCTCAAAATGTGGCTATTTCGATATTTGATTACGTATACATACAATGTatgttcatttttcttttttgaactgacacataataaatgtatatttgAGAACGAATGAGAAATGACGAGGCCTGAAATGGACAGTGTATCTATATCAACCGCCGAAGTAACGGTGGGATCATACCACATGCCGTCTCAGAAAATTGTATTCTATACAAACCTTGTAATTAATTATCTCCACTCGACAACAATCTATGTCGTCATTTTCGGATCTTTTATATAATGACGAGAACGCATTAGTAATCCCCTAAATATGCGAAATATACAGAAGCTAAAAGCGAGCTGATTAAGGCTTAAAGACCATGGTTTAGCCACATATGAAAGCGTTTGTAGATTCTTTGTTCCCTGTAAAAAGTTGATTGTTAGAAACATATTTCGTAGCTTTGTAAGTGGAGAAAGTGTTTATCTGGTACGATTTCTACACTTTTAACTTAAAATGGATTTTCAATATATCCATCATCAAATACATAGGTCCATTAGTCTACAAATCAAAAGTGCAATGAAGAAGAAATAAGGGAGATGCTAAGATGCTGAGCCAGCTGCAACTTGAGTTGTTTCTTTATCCTTAGCCTCCTTAAGTTGCTTCCATTTCTCAATGGTGTCGATAAGTTCCCCAGTTTTGATCAGATATCTCACCTTCTGTCCATCTTCGAGGACCTTGTGACCCACCCGGCTAACCACCTCCTTTTCTTTCGAATACAGCATCACATTTGAGCTGTGAATCGGTGCTTCAATCTGGAAAACATAATGCATTTTAGCACAATCCTCAATCATCATCACTGCCAAAGGCAAAGTGAAGGGAGCTACACGATGTGGTTTCTGttttgcaaattatttttaagagagtCATGTGAGTGGTGTCTGACCTTGAGAATTTGGCCAGGCTCTCCCTCTTCACGGCTCTTCATGTGTTTGGTCTTGAGGTTGACATCTTTGATGACAATGGTGCTGTTGTGGGTAAAGATCTTAGTGACTTCTCCAATCTTGCCCTTGTCTCGTCCAGATATAACTTTGACCGTATCAccaaacttgacatgcattttgtGCAGAATTGGAAGACTGTTTGGTTTGCATTTCTTCCGTTCCCAACGCTTAagctgaaagaaagaaaaaaaacacacatcATAATCCTGTTAATGCCCTTAGGAATCAATCAAGAGATGAAACTCAACAACATTACCAAAAGAATGAGGTAAAGGATCTTGGTTACTAACCTTTGCGTAAACAAGACATGGGTTCTGGGCGGGCTTGACCTGCAATGAGTTACAAAAGAAAAGCAGAGTAATTAAGGAACCAAACCCCACTCCAACTGCAAACACTTTGCCTAAAAAAACGCTAAACCATTCTTCTGACTCAGTATAAGTTCGTTCGAGCAACAAAACCATAATCAACCAAAATGTACATCACCAGGTGCTAAATGCATTCTTTAGATTCCAaaaggttcaccaaccaatcaATCAAACGAGCACACAAAAATAAGAGATCCTAACTTAAAAGTTTTAGATGCATCGCCAAGCCAAGTAGAGATAAACAGTTgtcttttgagaaaaaaatcaaagttaTAGAATTTAAAGTGTTCATAACTTCATCTCAGTTCAGTACTAACACAGAAAAAGACAAAGAGACAATTCACATTCTCCAATCCATTCTCCACTAAACATAACTCATAGCGCAGAAACACACAacaaagtttcaatctttactCCTTTTAGAGAAAAAATTTAGAATTGGCACCAAAATTCACCATACCAAAAGCTTAATAAATGAAACTAATCAACAGGTCCAATGAAAGATATCAAACCCGTTACAGGGCTAAATGTTCGAGCTAAACGTGGCAATGTCTTTGATTAGAACGAGAAATTCGAAAACGGGAGTTACCGGAGAAGCGGCGGAGAGGGAAAGCGGGGAAAGGAGACGCTGGCCGAGGAAGGAGGAGTTGGACTTGGAGGATATCGAAAGAGATGTAAACGAGCTCTGAAGAGAAGTCATCATGGTCGCCATTTTATTTCAGAGTAACTCCCGCTTGCTAACACTTCATGTCTCTGTTCGTCTCAAGGCGATAAGACGAGGATAACAATTATCTCTTTACTGTTAAACGACACCGTTTTAGTACCATGATTAACTTCACTGGTGGGTTTTTGGCTAAAGGTTTGGGCTTAAATATTGTCTGCTTTGGTGTAATACCCCAaacatatactccctccgtttatgatgttttagaaattttttgttgtttcgaaatagatga comes from Brassica rapa cultivar Chiifu-401-42 chromosome A02, CAAS_Brap_v3.01, whole genome shotgun sequence and encodes:
- the LOC103851950 gene encoding 50S ribosomal protein L24, chloroplastic, with product MATMMTSLQSSFTSLSISSKSNSSFLGQRLLSPLSLSAASPVKPAQNPCLVYAKLKRWERKKCKPNSLPILHKMHVKFGDTVKVISGRDKGKIGEVTKIFTHNSTIVIKDVNLKTKHMKSREEGEPGQILKIEAPIHSSNVMLYSKEKEVVSRVGHKVLEDGQKVRYLIKTGELIDTIEKWKQLKEAKDKETTQVAAGSAS